A region of Lacinutrix sp. Hel_I_90 DNA encodes the following proteins:
- the polA gene encoding DNA polymerase I, producing the protein MSDNKRVFLVDAYALIFRGYYAFIKNPRINSKGQDTSAIMGFMNSLLDVIKRERPNLLAVCFDKGGSSDRVELFEAYKANRDETPEGIKTAIPYIMDILKAMHIPIMVKDGFEADDVIGTLAKQAEKEGFQTFMVTPDKDFAQLVSENIFMYRPVFGGGYETWGIPEVQKKFEVTDPLQVIDFLGMMGDASDNIPGLPGVGEKTAKKFIAEFGSMENLLANTDKLKGKMKEKIEANGELGLLSKKLATIMLDVPVEFHAKDFELDPPDIEKVTAIFQELEFRRLTDNFIKTFTSGNEATSTQATNAKATGDSPKATPKETAGAGAGQFSLFGGESPSAEATTENTYDRKTLATTSHFYQSIAPGMATKLFIKNLMNQTSVCFDTETTGLNSLTATLVGIAFSWEVGKGFYLPFPEDQDEAQAIIEDLRPFFEAENIEKIGQNLKYDIKVLHKYNIVVKGKLFDTMLAHYLINPDMRHNMDILAETYLNYTPVSITELIGKKGKNQLSMREVPLEKQTEYAVEDADITLQLKEHFTNELGEANTQKLFDDIEVPLLRVLAAMELEGINLDEAFLNSLSEALNNDIKSLETKIYDVAGEEFNIASPKQLGIILFEKLKLVAKPKKTKTGQYATGEDILSYLAKDHTIIRDILEYRGLAKLKSTYVDALPTQVEPLTGRVHTDYMQTVAATGRLSSNNPNLQNIPIRTERGRQVRKAFVPRDENYLLLAADYSQIELRIIAALSKEETMIEAFKNGEDIHASTAAKVFGVPLQEVTREQRSNAKTVNFGIIYGVSAFGLSNQTDLSRGEAKELIDTYYETYPKLRAYMAEQVDFARDNGYVQTVLGRRRYLKDINSRNAVVRGAAERNAVNAPIQGSAADIIKIAMINIFNKLEAGNYKTKMLLQVHDELVFDVYKPELETMKTLIKTEMENAFKMEVPLDVEVDTGLNWLEAH; encoded by the coding sequence ATGTCAGACAACAAACGCGTCTTTTTAGTTGATGCCTACGCCTTAATTTTCCGCGGCTATTATGCCTTTATAAAGAACCCGAGAATTAATTCTAAGGGTCAGGATACCTCAGCCATAATGGGCTTTATGAACTCACTTTTAGATGTTATTAAACGCGAGAGACCTAATCTTCTAGCCGTTTGTTTCGATAAAGGTGGCAGTAGTGATCGTGTAGAGCTATTCGAAGCTTATAAAGCCAATAGAGATGAAACACCAGAAGGTATCAAGACAGCCATTCCATACATTATGGATATTTTAAAGGCCATGCATATTCCCATTATGGTAAAAGACGGTTTTGAAGCCGATGATGTTATCGGCACCTTAGCAAAACAAGCGGAAAAAGAAGGCTTCCAAACCTTTATGGTAACCCCAGATAAGGATTTCGCACAGTTAGTGAGCGAGAATATTTTTATGTATCGCCCTGTTTTTGGTGGTGGTTATGAAACTTGGGGCATCCCAGAAGTACAGAAAAAATTTGAGGTTACAGACCCCTTGCAGGTCATTGACTTCTTAGGCATGATGGGTGATGCGTCTGATAATATCCCAGGACTACCCGGAGTGGGCGAGAAAACCGCAAAGAAATTTATAGCCGAATTTGGCAGTATGGAAAACCTTTTAGCAAATACCGATAAGCTTAAAGGGAAAATGAAAGAAAAAATTGAAGCCAATGGTGAACTCGGATTACTCTCTAAAAAATTAGCCACTATTATGCTCGATGTTCCGGTGGAATTTCATGCTAAAGATTTTGAATTAGACCCACCAGACATAGAAAAAGTAACGGCCATTTTTCAGGAATTGGAGTTTAGGCGCTTGACTGATAATTTCATAAAAACCTTCACCTCAGGCAATGAGGCGACTTCAACACAAGCAACCAATGCTAAAGCTACAGGTGACAGCCCAAAAGCGACACCTAAAGAAACCGCTGGTGCCGGTGCCGGACAATTTAGTTTGTTTGGAGGTGAAAGTCCTTCCGCAGAGGCTACAACAGAAAATACCTACGACAGAAAAACGCTAGCGACTACCTCACATTTTTACCAGAGTATCGCGCCAGGTATGGCCACAAAATTATTTATCAAAAACCTCATGAATCAAACCAGTGTGTGTTTTGACACAGAAACCACAGGCTTAAATTCATTAACAGCAACACTCGTTGGTATCGCCTTTTCATGGGAAGTTGGGAAAGGTTTTTATCTGCCATTTCCAGAAGATCAAGACGAAGCTCAAGCGATTATAGAAGACTTACGTCCGTTTTTTGAAGCCGAGAACATTGAGAAAATAGGACAAAATTTAAAATACGATATTAAAGTATTACACAAATACAACATTGTTGTTAAAGGCAAATTATTTGACACCATGTTAGCGCATTATTTAATCAATCCAGACATGCGCCACAATATGGATATTCTGGCAGAAACCTATTTAAATTACACCCCGGTGTCTATTACCGAACTCATTGGCAAAAAAGGCAAAAATCAATTATCGATGCGCGAGGTGCCTTTAGAAAAACAAACCGAATATGCGGTTGAAGATGCCGATATTACTTTACAGTTAAAAGAACATTTTACCAATGAATTAGGGGAGGCCAACACACAAAAACTCTTTGATGACATCGAGGTCCCTTTACTACGGGTTTTAGCAGCCATGGAATTAGAAGGGATTAATTTAGATGAAGCCTTTTTAAATTCTTTATCTGAAGCCCTCAACAACGATATTAAATCCTTAGAAACTAAGATTTATGACGTTGCTGGTGAGGAATTCAATATTGCTTCTCCAAAACAATTGGGGATTATTTTATTTGAAAAATTAAAACTAGTAGCTAAACCTAAAAAGACCAAAACGGGTCAATATGCCACAGGCGAAGATATCTTATCCTATCTCGCAAAAGACCATACCATTATTCGGGATATTTTAGAATATCGTGGGCTTGCCAAACTAAAAAGCACCTATGTAGATGCTTTACCAACACAAGTTGAACCTTTAACAGGTCGTGTACACACCGATTACATGCAAACCGTTGCGGCTACAGGGCGCTTAAGCAGTAACAACCCGAATTTGCAAAACATTCCTATTCGTACCGAGCGTGGGCGACAGGTGCGTAAAGCGTTTGTTCCACGAGACGAAAACTATCTTTTACTGGCTGCCGATTACTCGCAAATAGAACTGCGTATTATCGCCGCACTAAGTAAAGAGGAAACCATGATAGAAGCCTTTAAAAATGGCGAAGACATTCACGCTAGTACCGCCGCGAAAGTATTTGGTGTGCCTTTACAAGAGGTGACCCGCGAGCAACGTAGTAATGCTAAAACAGTAAACTTCGGGATTATCTATGGCGTGTCTGCTTTTGGATTGAGTAATCAAACCGATTTATCGCGCGGTGAAGCCAAAGAACTCATAGACACCTATTACGAAACCTACCCAAAACTAAGAGCTTATATGGCTGAGCAAGTCGATTTTGCCCGCGACAATGGCTATGTGCAAACGGTTTTAGGTCGCCGTCGTTATTTAAAAGATATTAATTCACGAAATGCTGTGGTGCGCGGTGCTGCAGAACGTAATGCCGTAAACGCACCCATTCAAGGGAGTGCTGCCGATATTATTAAAATCGCCATGATTAATATCTTCAATAAGTTAGAAGCAGGGAATTACAAAACTAAAATGCTCTTACAAGTGCATGATGAACTGGTATTTGATGTATACAAACCAGAGTTAGAGACCATGAAAACACTCATTAAAACCGAAATGGAAAATGCTTTTAAAATGGAGGTGCCATTAGATGTTGAAGTCGATACCGGTTTGAATTGGCTGGAGGCGCATTAA
- a CDS encoding isoaspartyl peptidase/L-asparaginase family protein: protein MKRRHFLKNASLTSVGLAVGSTLTGCTDAATTKSKISEEKPPMTMNKKPIAICTWGFVAANAKAGEALSKGITALDAAIEGVAIEEENIKNTTVGKGGAPDREGNVTLDACVMDSNGDCGAVVCVENITNVAALAKQVMTETPHVMLAGEGAEAFAYSQGFKKEKLLTEASKKAWEAWLKSPEYKPIINIENHDTIGMLTMDNNGDIAGTCTTSGLSYKMKGRVGDSPIIGSGLFIDNTIGGATATGMGEEVMKTVGSFLIVELMRNGMSPQAACEEAVNRIVSKNDRYKDFQIAYIAMNKAGETGAYCIHEGFTYMKFQDGKNENIPSDFYHKS, encoded by the coding sequence ATGAAACGCAGACATTTTCTTAAAAACGCATCACTTACAAGTGTTGGCCTAGCCGTTGGAAGCACCTTAACGGGGTGTACTGATGCCGCTACAACCAAATCTAAAATTTCTGAAGAAAAACCACCCATGACTATGAACAAAAAACCCATTGCTATTTGTACCTGGGGATTTGTAGCTGCTAATGCAAAAGCAGGAGAAGCTCTATCCAAAGGCATTACAGCTTTAGACGCTGCTATTGAAGGCGTTGCCATTGAAGAAGAAAACATAAAAAATACAACTGTTGGTAAAGGTGGTGCACCAGACCGAGAAGGCAATGTGACTTTAGATGCTTGTGTAATGGATAGTAATGGTGATTGTGGCGCAGTCGTTTGTGTTGAAAACATTACTAATGTTGCTGCCTTAGCAAAGCAGGTTATGACAGAAACACCACATGTTATGCTCGCTGGAGAAGGCGCTGAAGCATTTGCCTATTCACAAGGGTTTAAAAAAGAAAAACTGCTTACCGAAGCCTCTAAGAAAGCTTGGGAAGCTTGGTTAAAATCACCCGAGTATAAGCCCATAATAAATATAGAAAACCATGATACCATTGGCATGCTCACCATGGATAACAATGGCGATATTGCCGGTACCTGTACAACTTCTGGTTTGTCTTATAAAATGAAAGGCCGCGTAGGCGATTCGCCAATTATAGGTTCAGGCTTGTTTATAGACAATACTATTGGCGGCGCAACGGCAACAGGCATGGGCGAAGAGGTAATGAAAACAGTTGGTAGTTTTTTAATTGTTGAACTCATGCGCAATGGGATGTCTCCACAAGCCGCTTGTGAAGAAGCTGTAAATCGTATCGTTTCTAAAAATGACCGGTATAAAGATTTCCAGATCGCCTATATCGCCATGAATAAAGCTGGCGAAACGGGTGCCTATTGTATCCATGAAGGCTTTACCTATATGAAGTTTCAGGATGGGAAGAATGAAAACATACCTTCAGATTTTTACCATAAAAGCTAA
- a CDS encoding (deoxy)nucleoside triphosphate pyrophosphohydrolase, whose protein sequence is MKKIEVVAAIIYFNDEIFCVQRPTNKRSYISEKFEFPGGKIEKGESKEEALKRELIEELNFIPTKIDDLFLTVVHEYPDFELTMHSFKCYSETKNIQLNEHTSYKWLTLKNLIKLDWAAADIPIVNRLIKNE, encoded by the coding sequence ATGAAAAAGATTGAAGTTGTAGCGGCTATAATATATTTTAATGACGAAATTTTTTGTGTTCAAAGACCTACAAATAAGCGAAGTTATATTTCAGAAAAATTTGAATTTCCTGGAGGAAAGATTGAAAAAGGAGAGTCAAAAGAAGAAGCTTTAAAAAGAGAGCTTATCGAGGAATTAAATTTTATTCCTACTAAAATTGATGATCTGTTTTTAACTGTTGTTCATGAATATCCTGACTTTGAATTAACAATGCATAGTTTTAAATGCTATTCTGAAACCAAAAACATTCAATTGAATGAACATACTTCTTATAAATGGTTAACTTTAAAAAACCTAATCAAACTTGATTGGGCAGCTGCAGATATTCCTATAGTTAATAGATTAATTAAGAATGAGTAA
- a CDS encoding transporter substrate-binding domain-containing protein, whose translation MLIKSPLFKVPYVLLVLILFNCEQAKKDMTSISNEQPRVLRDLEAIKKDGKLKALTVYSATSYFLYRGQPMGYEYELLKRFAKHLDLELEMVVVKDLDELITKLNEGEGDILAHGLAITANRKTAVAFTNYLYLTKQVLVQKKPDHWRTMHWHTLENALIQDAIELLQDTVSIRKGSSYSERIANLSEELGGRITINQLSGEMATDEIIREVAKGNIKYTVADNNIAKIMASYYPILDIDVPVSFSQRIGWATRKNSPKLLQTTNLWLEDIKKQVDYNVIYNKYFKNKKDFRRRIKSDFYSLNNEEISPYDTLIQKHAKKIDWDWRLVASLIYQESRFDPDNSSWANAKGLMQLMPQTAAELGVQDRSDPQESIRGGTKYLNQIWGNFETVKDTIQRTKFTMAAYNCGLYHVKDAQNLATERGLDATVWDNNVEDMILALSHPKNYNNPIIKYGYVRGAEPYNYVNQIFERYAHYTQFIAE comes from the coding sequence ATGCTAATCAAATCTCCATTGTTTAAAGTACCCTATGTGTTATTAGTTCTGATTCTGTTTAATTGTGAGCAAGCTAAAAAAGACATGACCTCTATTTCTAATGAACAGCCCAGAGTTCTTCGTGATTTAGAGGCTATTAAAAAAGACGGCAAACTTAAAGCCCTTACCGTTTATAGCGCTACCAGCTATTTTCTATATAGGGGGCAACCCATGGGCTATGAGTACGAATTACTTAAACGGTTTGCTAAACATTTAGACCTCGAATTGGAGATGGTTGTGGTTAAAGACCTGGATGAATTAATTACCAAACTCAATGAAGGAGAAGGTGATATATTGGCTCACGGACTCGCTATTACGGCAAACCGTAAAACAGCGGTAGCCTTTACAAACTATTTGTATCTCACGAAACAGGTCTTGGTTCAAAAAAAACCAGACCACTGGCGCACCATGCATTGGCACACATTGGAAAATGCACTAATACAAGATGCTATAGAACTATTACAAGACACGGTATCCATTCGTAAGGGTTCTTCCTACAGTGAGCGTATTGCAAATCTTAGCGAGGAACTCGGCGGCCGCATTACTATAAATCAACTCTCGGGAGAAATGGCTACAGACGAAATTATTAGGGAGGTTGCAAAAGGAAATATTAAATATACCGTTGCAGATAATAATATTGCCAAAATAATGGCTTCCTATTATCCTATTTTAGATATTGACGTGCCTGTCAGTTTTTCACAACGCATTGGATGGGCAACGCGCAAAAACTCGCCTAAATTACTACAAACCACAAACTTATGGCTAGAGGACATTAAAAAGCAAGTAGACTACAATGTGATTTATAACAAATACTTTAAAAATAAAAAGGATTTTAGACGCCGTATAAAAAGTGACTTCTACAGTTTAAACAATGAAGAAATTAGTCCTTACGATACGCTTATTCAAAAACACGCTAAAAAAATTGATTGGGATTGGCGACTTGTGGCCTCCCTAATTTATCAAGAATCCAGATTTGACCCGGACAACAGCTCTTGGGCCAATGCTAAAGGCTTGATGCAATTAATGCCTCAAACGGCCGCAGAACTCGGTGTTCAAGATCGCAGTGATCCACAAGAAAGTATTAGAGGCGGCACCAAATACCTTAACCAGATTTGGGGAAATTTCGAAACCGTTAAAGACACTATTCAACGTACCAAATTTACGATGGCCGCTTATAATTGTGGGCTCTACCACGTTAAAGATGCTCAAAATCTCGCAACCGAAAGAGGTCTAGACGCCACCGTTTGGGATAATAATGTGGAAGATATGATCCTGGCCTTAAGTCATCCCAAGAACTATAATAACCCAATTATAAAGTATGGTTATGTGAGAGGTGCAGAACCCTATAATTACGTCAATCAAATTTTTGAACGCTATGCGCATTACACCCAATTTATTGCGGAGTAA
- a CDS encoding radical SAM protein: protein MVDVLFSHSYFYKFDKKQWANKMPFPPLGTIYAAAYLRAHQYSVALHDTALLDDPQHVLEILKQKKPRFFVLYDDGFNYLTKMCLTTMRDAAFEMIKIAKNLECTVIVCSSDSTDHYEKYLAAGADFIIQGEGEISLKELIDTLTNDEDPTAIKGLVFEKDGEIIKNQKHPVLRDLDELPMPAWDLIDINSYRKVWTSGGNEFTLNIATTRGCPFKCNWCAKPIYGNRYNSHSPEYITKHLKHLKETYGVSRFWMCDDIFGLKPNWVQHFNAELKKEKLSISYYIQSRVDLLLKEDTIDALAESGLKEVWVGAESGSQAVLDAMDKETSVAQIYEATHLLKEKNIRVAFFIQFGYLEETKEDIDQTIQMIKELIPDNIGISVSYPLPGTKFYDKVKDDLQLKANWTDSDDLAMLFKGTFSAEFYRKLQRYVHKEYRKSQGIHNLKQFNISQFKSILKLTYYLPSAFYDKLLLKKLAK from the coding sequence ATGGTAGATGTTCTTTTTTCACATTCTTATTTTTATAAATTTGATAAAAAGCAATGGGCCAACAAAATGCCTTTTCCGCCATTAGGCACCATTTATGCAGCTGCTTATTTAAGAGCGCACCAGTATTCTGTTGCGTTACATGACACAGCACTTTTAGACGACCCACAACATGTTTTAGAGATATTAAAGCAGAAAAAGCCGCGCTTTTTCGTGCTGTATGATGATGGCTTTAATTATCTCACGAAAATGTGTTTAACCACCATGCGTGATGCTGCGTTTGAGATGATTAAAATTGCTAAAAATTTAGAGTGTACTGTTATTGTATGCAGTTCCGATTCTACAGATCATTATGAAAAATATCTAGCTGCCGGAGCCGATTTTATTATTCAAGGCGAAGGTGAAATTAGTTTGAAAGAATTAATTGATACGCTAACTAACGATGAGGATCCAACAGCTATAAAAGGGCTCGTTTTTGAAAAAGATGGTGAAATTATTAAAAATCAAAAACATCCTGTATTACGCGATTTAGATGAACTCCCGATGCCTGCCTGGGACTTAATAGATATCAATTCATACAGGAAGGTTTGGACAAGTGGCGGAAATGAATTTACTTTAAACATCGCCACAACACGTGGTTGTCCGTTTAAATGCAACTGGTGTGCAAAACCAATTTATGGAAATAGATATAATTCTCACTCGCCAGAATACATTACTAAACACCTGAAACACTTAAAAGAAACCTACGGTGTAAGCCGTTTTTGGATGTGTGATGATATTTTTGGATTAAAACCGAATTGGGTTCAACATTTTAATGCTGAACTCAAAAAAGAAAAACTTTCAATTTCCTATTATATTCAGAGTCGCGTCGATTTGTTGTTAAAAGAAGACACCATTGATGCCTTAGCAGAAAGTGGTCTAAAAGAAGTTTGGGTGGGTGCCGAAAGTGGTTCTCAAGCGGTTTTAGATGCTATGGACAAAGAAACTTCTGTAGCGCAAATTTACGAAGCTACCCATTTACTAAAAGAGAAAAATATACGTGTCGCGTTCTTTATTCAATTTGGATATTTAGAGGAAACCAAAGAAGATATAGACCAAACCATACAAATGATTAAAGAACTAATTCCTGATAATATTGGTATCTCCGTTTCTTATCCTTTACCTGGTACTAAATTTTATGATAAAGTAAAAGACGATTTACAATTAAAAGCCAATTGGACGGATTCTGATGACTTAGCCATGTTATTTAAAGGCACTTTTAGCGCTGAGTTCTACAGGAAATTGCAACGTTACGTTCATAAAGAATATCGCAAAAGTCAAGGGATTCATAATTTAAAGCAGTTCAATATTAGCCAATTCAAATCGATACTTAAATTAACGTACTATTTACCAAGTGCCTTCTATGACAAACTGCTTTTAAAAAAGTTAGCGAAATAA
- a CDS encoding bifunctional 2-polyprenyl-6-hydroxyphenol methylase/3-demethylubiquinol 3-O-methyltransferase UbiG, giving the protein MDFSPFTPKQNVYYLTAENNTFSRLYLIVRDKEQRVLTDAQVKKLPHLNLYEWRLRKKSTERFANYIASKNTALKILDIGCGNGWFSNKIVEVSDGNEVIGLDVNREELEQAARIFHKTNLYFVYADIFKISEFFKAQFDIITLNGSIQYFENFDVLMSVLKSFLKPKGEIHIIDSPFYKASEISMAKERTKAYYTKLGVPEMAANYFHHSISEIKEFEVLYKYKNKIINKVLRKKDSPFSWYRYTK; this is encoded by the coding sequence ATGGATTTTAGTCCCTTCACACCAAAGCAAAATGTTTATTATTTAACAGCGGAAAACAATACTTTTTCAAGGCTTTATCTCATTGTTCGCGACAAAGAACAACGTGTTTTGACTGATGCACAAGTTAAAAAACTCCCTCATCTAAACTTGTATGAATGGCGGCTTCGTAAAAAATCTACAGAACGTTTTGCAAACTATATTGCTTCTAAAAATACTGCCCTCAAAATTTTAGATATTGGCTGTGGGAATGGCTGGTTTTCAAATAAAATTGTAGAAGTATCTGATGGTAATGAAGTTATTGGTTTAGATGTAAATCGTGAAGAATTGGAACAAGCTGCTAGAATCTTCCATAAAACAAACTTGTATTTTGTCTACGCCGATATTTTTAAGATTTCAGAGTTTTTTAAAGCACAGTTTGATATCATTACATTAAATGGTAGTATACAATATTTTGAAAACTTTGATGTGTTAATGAGTGTTTTAAAATCATTCTTAAAGCCAAAAGGTGAAATTCATATCATTGATAGTCCATTTTATAAAGCTTCTGAAATATCTATGGCGAAAGAACGCACAAAAGCCTATTACACAAAACTTGGTGTTCCAGAAATGGCTGCAAATTACTTTCATCATTCAATTTCTGAAATAAAAGAATTTGAGGTTTTATATAAATACAAGAATAAAATTATTAATAAAGTTTTAAGGAAGAAAGACTCTCCTTTTTCTTGGTATCGCTATACC
- a CDS encoding bifunctional 2-polyprenyl-6-hydroxyphenol methylase/3-demethylubiquinol 3-O-methyltransferase UbiG: protein MKADFDIASRAYDTVFTFSNIGKAQRNRVFKYINPFLKQGKKLSILELNCGTGADAIQFGQLGHSVIATDISDGMITTATAKPHPENVSFQLQDINTLTATTFNKTFDLIFSNFGGLNCLSQQQLQSFLKESSLLLKPKGKLILVIMPKNCLWEYLYFSLKRNFKKAKRRNTTKSVLANVEGIHVETWYYNPKDIISLTSDLYTLEKLKPIGLTIPPSYFEKSILAKKPLLSLFKSIDNRVTGKFWAKYADHFLIELIKKS, encoded by the coding sequence ATGAAAGCTGATTTCGACATAGCATCTCGTGCGTACGATACTGTTTTTACGTTTTCCAATATTGGAAAAGCGCAACGCAACCGTGTATTCAAGTATATAAACCCATTCTTAAAACAAGGGAAAAAACTTTCGATTTTAGAATTGAATTGTGGTACAGGTGCAGATGCTATACAGTTTGGTCAACTAGGGCACTCGGTTATTGCAACAGACATTTCGGATGGCATGATAACTACAGCCACCGCCAAACCACATCCCGAAAATGTATCCTTTCAGCTGCAAGACATAAACACCCTTACTGCGACTACTTTTAACAAGACATTTGATTTAATTTTTTCAAATTTTGGTGGATTAAACTGTTTGTCACAACAACAATTACAAAGCTTCTTAAAAGAATCCTCCCTTTTACTCAAGCCAAAAGGCAAATTGATTCTAGTAATAATGCCTAAAAACTGTCTTTGGGAATACCTCTATTTTTCGTTAAAAAGAAATTTTAAAAAAGCAAAAAGAAGAAACACAACTAAAAGTGTGCTAGCCAATGTAGAAGGAATTCATGTAGAAACTTGGTATTACAATCCTAAAGACATCATATCATTAACAAGCGATTTGTATACTTTGGAAAAGTTGAAACCCATTGGTTTAACTATTCCTCCTTCCTATTTTGAAAAATCTATTTTGGCTAAAAAACCACTACTATCCCTTTTTAAAAGTATTGATAATAGGGTTACTGGGAAATTTTGGGCAAAATATGCCGATCATTTTTTAATTGAACTCATAAAAAAATCATAA
- a CDS encoding radical SAM protein — MSIVLTHSYYLFEDEKEQSIMRPYAPLGLLYISSYLNENKIENHVYDSTFYSKLDQLHFIKEKQPKAIAIYVNLMTKINVIKLVKILNTDETYGFPKIILGGPDITYNLENYLNTGVDFLIIGEGEQTTLELYQAIANGEDYSEICGIAYLENGEVKKTPPRMHMKSLQELPLPNRASIPVEKYLEAWKVHHGQSSMTVSTQRGCPYTCKWCSTAVYGQSYRRRPPNMVAAELKILKDTYNPDSIWFVDDVFSVSFKWIESFHEEVIKQKAIIPFECITRAERLNDDILQLLKEAGCFRIWIGAESGSQKIIDAMDRRVDVEVVKTAIQKTNALGIETGTFIMVGYPGEDEKDIKETITYLKAANPTHFTITIAYPIKGTSLYNEIEDQITIKPNWDTSTDRDIDFTRTYPKKFYDYAVRHIVNEVNYTKELLKGKELNLVNTLKLKTKSVLAQTGMKLYKR; from the coding sequence ATGAGTATAGTACTTACACATTCCTACTATCTTTTTGAAGATGAAAAAGAGCAAAGCATCATGCGACCTTATGCACCATTAGGGTTGTTGTACATTTCATCATATTTAAATGAAAATAAGATTGAAAATCATGTGTATGATTCTACTTTTTATTCTAAACTGGATCAACTTCATTTTATAAAAGAAAAGCAGCCAAAAGCGATTGCGATTTATGTTAATTTGATGACAAAAATTAACGTAATTAAATTGGTTAAAATTTTAAATACTGACGAAACGTATGGTTTCCCAAAGATTATTCTTGGCGGACCAGACATTACGTACAACTTAGAAAATTATCTCAATACTGGTGTCGATTTTTTAATTATTGGCGAAGGCGAACAAACCACGCTCGAGTTGTATCAGGCCATTGCTAATGGTGAAGATTATAGCGAAATTTGTGGCATTGCTTATTTAGAAAACGGTGAAGTAAAAAAAACACCGCCACGAATGCACATGAAAAGTCTTCAAGAATTGCCATTACCAAATCGGGCCAGCATTCCAGTAGAAAAATATTTAGAAGCCTGGAAAGTACATCATGGACAAAGCTCCATGACAGTTAGTACGCAACGTGGCTGTCCATACACCTGTAAATGGTGTAGTACCGCAGTTTATGGCCAAAGCTATCGCAGGCGGCCACCAAATATGGTCGCAGCCGAATTGAAAATACTAAAAGACACCTATAACCCCGATAGTATTTGGTTTGTGGACGATGTCTTTAGCGTAAGCTTTAAATGGATTGAAAGTTTTCATGAAGAGGTAATAAAGCAAAAGGCTATTATTCCGTTTGAATGCATTACACGTGCCGAACGTCTGAATGATGACATTTTACAACTCTTAAAAGAAGCAGGTTGTTTCCGAATTTGGATTGGAGCCGAAAGTGGTTCTCAAAAAATAATAGATGCCATGGATCGTCGCGTTGACGTCGAGGTGGTAAAAACCGCTATTCAAAAGACGAATGCTTTAGGTATCGAAACAGGAACTTTTATCATGGTTGGTTATCCCGGTGAAGACGAAAAGGATATTAAAGAAACGATAACTTATCTCAAAGCCGCAAATCCCACACACTTTACCATCACGATAGCTTATCCCATAAAAGGCACATCGCTATACAACGAAATAGAAGACCAAATTACCATTAAACCGAATTGGGATACCTCTACAGACCGAGACATTGATTTCACCAGAACCTATCCTAAAAAATTTTATGATTATGCCGTAAGACACATTGTCAATGAAGTGAATTATACTAAAGAACTACTCAAAGGAAAAGAGCTAAATCTGGTGAATACTTTAAAATTGAAAACAAAATCTGTTTTAGCACAAACGGGGATGAAATTATATAAAAGATAA